In the genome of Terribacillus sp. FSL K6-0262, one region contains:
- a CDS encoding C39 family peptidase, translating into MHLLDVPYIKQRPELPSGCEATALAMALSYHGEAVDKLTLAREMPRNDVPAERNEDGTIRIWGDPEDGFVGDPFDNGITINPNPLKRVADKYRSGSLALYQQEFSIIETHTANGHPVLVWFTIHHDMPTSRIWHTPAGKAVQAPRPLHCIVVTGIDDEYVYFHDCESTEKSGKHVKVEKDRFIRIYDAMGRRALVIT; encoded by the coding sequence ATGCACTTACTGGATGTACCGTATATCAAGCAGCGCCCCGAGCTTCCTTCCGGGTGTGAAGCAACTGCCTTGGCAATGGCATTATCCTATCATGGAGAAGCCGTCGATAAACTTACATTAGCCCGTGAGATGCCAAGGAATGATGTCCCTGCAGAACGCAATGAGGACGGGACGATACGCATATGGGGCGATCCGGAAGACGGTTTTGTCGGTGACCCGTTCGATAATGGCATCACGATCAATCCCAATCCGTTAAAGCGCGTGGCGGACAAGTACCGATCCGGCAGCCTGGCACTGTATCAACAGGAATTCAGCATCATAGAAACACATACAGCAAACGGCCATCCTGTATTAGTCTGGTTCACCATTCACCATGACATGCCGACATCCCGCATTTGGCATACGCCAGCCGGCAAGGCCGTACAAGCACCCCGGCCGCTGCATTGTATTGTCGTCACTGGTATCGATGACGAGTACGTTTATTTCCACGACTGCGAATCGACTGAAAAAAGCGGCAAACACGTGAAGGTCGAAAAAGACCGCTTCATCCGGATCTATGATGCGATGGGTAGACGCGCCCTTGTCATCACATAG
- a CDS encoding HAD family phosphatase, whose amino-acid sequence MKGVIFDFNGTMFLDSHLHEQAWFHMVRKYAAGSISDEEIFKNIHGRTNSEILRHFVSKELSDDDIRELSDEKEGFYRELCLQNKKDLVLTKGLTDTLDHLKAQDIPRTIATATVKENVSFYFDVFKLDRWFDFNAVTFDDGSFPGKPAPDIFLIAAKKLGLQPSECLVVEDAFSGLTAAKEAGIGTVIAIDPFGKNHEAFKQNQLGCGGIIQDFTTFRELLLVK is encoded by the coding sequence ATGAAGGGCGTCATATTCGATTTCAATGGCACTATGTTTTTGGATTCCCACTTACATGAACAGGCTTGGTTCCATATGGTCCGGAAATATGCTGCTGGATCCATTTCGGATGAAGAGATTTTCAAGAATATACATGGTCGTACGAATAGTGAAATCCTGCGGCATTTTGTCAGTAAGGAGCTGTCTGACGATGATATCAGGGAGCTGTCCGATGAAAAGGAAGGTTTTTACCGGGAGCTCTGCCTGCAAAACAAGAAGGATCTTGTGCTTACGAAGGGCTTAACGGATACTTTGGATCATTTGAAAGCACAGGATATACCTCGAACAATTGCAACAGCCACAGTCAAAGAAAATGTTTCCTTCTATTTTGATGTTTTTAAGCTGGACAGGTGGTTCGATTTCAATGCCGTCACCTTCGATGATGGCAGCTTCCCTGGAAAGCCTGCTCCTGATATCTTCCTGATTGCAGCCAAGAAACTGGGGCTGCAGCCAAGCGAGTGCCTTGTGGTCGAAGATGCCTTTTCTGGTTTGACAGCAGCCAAGGAAGCCGGCATCGGTACGGTCATCGCAATCGATCCTTTCGGAAAGAATCATGAAGCCTTTAAACAAAATCAGCTCGGATGCGGCGGTATCATTCAAGATTTCACCACATTCCGTGAACTTCTGCTCGTTAAATAA
- a CDS encoding PTS lactose transporter subunit IIBC, with the protein MKGIIGQIEKGKPFFEKVSRNIYLGAVRDGFLTAMPAILFASIFILLAALPEVLGFAWPENVSTWLWKVYNYSMGVVGLLVSATTARSLSESMNRKMPKNKVINSTSAMLASIVGFMLLSVSQIDGGFSSEYMGTKGLLASFVSAFITVNVYRFCVLKNITIKMPKEVPGTISQTFKDMFPFAFSVLGMVLIDLIVRSALNVPFAEALVKLLSPLFTAADGYLGIMIIWGMMAFFWFVGVHGPSIVEPAIAAIIYVNVEANLQLYNAGEHASNVLTVGLGNFVGTMGGTGATLVVPFIFMLLAKSKQLKAVGKASFIPVSFAVNEPLLFAAPIILNPYFFIPFLLTPMINVCIFKFFVDVIGMNSFMYVLPWATPAPIGLVLGTGMGLWSFVLVLTLIVVDFLIYLPFCKVYDKELVMQEARNAQLEAAAASTQPAASAAVSGIAATQAAESEVTAVSDEVKPTNVLVLCAGAGTSAMLAKALTEGAERFSVPISASAGAYGSHYEIMQDYDMVILAPQVGSYFEDIKEDTDRLGIKLAATKGAEYISLTRDPKKAVDYVIDQLK; encoded by the coding sequence ATGAAAGGAATAATCGGTCAAATTGAAAAAGGGAAGCCATTTTTCGAAAAGGTTTCCCGCAATATCTATCTGGGAGCAGTGCGTGACGGCTTCCTGACAGCGATGCCGGCTATTTTATTTGCGAGTATTTTCATCCTTTTGGCAGCTTTGCCGGAGGTGCTGGGCTTTGCCTGGCCGGAAAATGTCTCGACATGGCTATGGAAGGTATATAACTACTCCATGGGTGTGGTGGGCCTGCTTGTTTCTGCTACCACTGCCAGAAGCTTAAGTGAGTCCATGAATCGGAAGATGCCGAAGAACAAAGTGATCAACTCGACATCCGCAATGCTGGCTTCAATCGTTGGCTTCATGCTTTTGAGTGTCTCGCAGATAGATGGAGGATTCTCTTCCGAATACATGGGAACGAAAGGTTTATTGGCATCATTTGTATCCGCTTTCATAACAGTTAATGTCTATCGTTTCTGTGTGCTGAAGAATATTACGATCAAAATGCCGAAAGAAGTGCCGGGAACCATCTCGCAGACATTCAAGGATATGTTTCCCTTCGCCTTCTCTGTCCTTGGCATGGTGTTGATCGACTTGATCGTTCGGTCAGCGTTGAATGTGCCATTTGCCGAGGCTCTTGTCAAACTGCTTTCTCCTTTATTCACAGCAGCAGATGGTTATCTTGGGATTATGATCATCTGGGGCATGATGGCGTTCTTCTGGTTTGTCGGTGTACATGGTCCATCCATTGTGGAGCCTGCCATTGCAGCCATCATTTATGTCAATGTCGAGGCGAACCTTCAGCTTTATAATGCGGGGGAACACGCATCCAATGTACTGACAGTAGGACTTGGGAACTTTGTCGGGACAATGGGGGGGACAGGAGCTACACTTGTCGTCCCATTCATTTTCATGCTCCTGGCGAAATCCAAGCAGCTGAAGGCAGTAGGTAAGGCCTCCTTCATACCCGTCAGCTTTGCGGTGAATGAGCCCTTGCTTTTTGCAGCGCCGATCATCCTGAACCCGTATTTCTTCATACCATTCTTGCTCACACCGATGATAAACGTATGTATATTCAAGTTCTTCGTCGATGTCATCGGCATGAACAGCTTCATGTACGTCCTGCCTTGGGCCACGCCGGCACCGATAGGGCTTGTGCTCGGAACCGGCATGGGATTATGGTCATTTGTGCTGGTTTTGACTTTGATCGTCGTCGATTTCCTGATATACCTGCCATTCTGTAAGGTATATGATAAAGAACTTGTCATGCAGGAGGCGCGTAACGCGCAGCTGGAAGCAGCTGCAGCAAGTACACAGCCAGCTGCGTCTGCAGCAGTGAGCGGCATTGCAGCGACGCAAGCAGCAGAATCGGAAGTGACAGCCGTATCCGATGAAGTGAAACCGACCAACGTCCTTGTCCTCTGTGCTGGCGCAGGCACGAGTGCCATGCTGGCTAAAGCATTGACAGAAGGAGCTGAACGATTCAGTGTGCCGATTTCTGCATCTGCCGGCGCATATGGCTCCCATTATGAAATCATGCAAGACTACGATATGGTCATCCTGGCACCTCAGGTCGGATCGTATTTTGAAGATATCAAAGAAGACACCGATCGTCTCGGTATCAAGCTGGCAGCAACAAAAGGCGCGGAATACATCAGCTTGACCCGCGATCCGAAAAAAGCGGTGGATTACGTCATCGATCAGCTCAAATAA
- the lacG gene encoding 6-phospho-beta-galactosidase, with amino-acid sequence MYKLPEDFIFGGATAAYQAEGATKEGGKGAVAWDEFLEKQGRFSPDPASDFYHQYPEDIRLCEKFGVNGIRISIAWTRIFPDGTGAVNQEGVDFYHNLFAECKKRNIIPFVTLHHFDTPKTLFDKGDFLNRDNLDAFVDYAAFCFKEFHEVRHWSTFNEIYPVATNQYLLGTFPPSIKSDFSKIIQCLHNMMVAHARAVNLFKDNNHPGEIGVVHSLETKYPATDSPEDRHAAFLDDALSVRFLLDATYLGYYSEKTMQALEEIAEANGASYEFLDEDFKIMKRASRRNDYLGINHYQCHFVKAYDGETQIHHNGTGDKGTSVYKVKGIGERIYKEGLKRTDWDWLIYPEGMYDILVRIKEDYPHYNKIYITENGMGYKDEFEDGVIMDEARIDYLKVYLEAIGKAIEDGVNAKGYFLWSLMDLFSWTNGYNKRYGLFYVDFETQKRYPKASAYWYKRLSETKMIN; translated from the coding sequence ATGTATAAGTTGCCGGAGGATTTCATATTCGGTGGAGCGACAGCAGCCTATCAAGCAGAAGGCGCGACAAAGGAAGGCGGCAAGGGGGCAGTGGCCTGGGATGAATTCCTGGAAAAGCAAGGACGCTTCAGCCCGGACCCTGCCAGTGATTTCTATCACCAGTATCCAGAGGATATCCGGCTTTGTGAAAAATTCGGAGTCAATGGTATCCGTATTTCCATTGCTTGGACCAGGATTTTCCCTGATGGAACGGGAGCTGTGAATCAGGAAGGTGTCGATTTTTACCACAATCTTTTCGCGGAATGTAAGAAGCGGAATATAATACCTTTCGTTACCCTGCATCACTTCGATACACCGAAGACTTTGTTCGATAAAGGTGATTTCCTGAATCGGGATAACTTGGATGCCTTCGTCGATTATGCAGCATTCTGTTTCAAGGAGTTCCATGAAGTTCGTCATTGGAGCACATTCAATGAAATTTATCCGGTGGCGACCAACCAATACTTACTGGGGACTTTCCCTCCATCCATAAAAAGTGATTTCTCAAAAATCATCCAATGTCTGCATAATATGATGGTCGCCCATGCTCGGGCAGTCAACTTGTTCAAAGATAATAATCACCCTGGTGAAATCGGGGTTGTGCATTCATTGGAAACAAAGTATCCGGCAACTGATTCTCCCGAGGATCGGCATGCAGCTTTTCTGGATGATGCGCTATCCGTCCGTTTTCTCCTGGATGCTACCTATCTGGGATACTATTCGGAGAAGACGATGCAGGCGCTAGAGGAAATCGCCGAAGCTAATGGCGCGAGTTATGAATTCCTTGATGAGGATTTCAAAATCATGAAGAGGGCATCCCGGAGAAATGATTATCTTGGAATCAACCATTATCAATGCCATTTCGTCAAAGCGTATGATGGCGAGACGCAGATCCACCACAATGGAACAGGGGATAAAGGGACTTCTGTCTATAAAGTGAAAGGGATCGGGGAACGAATCTACAAAGAAGGACTGAAACGCACCGATTGGGACTGGCTCATTTATCCAGAAGGGATGTACGACATTCTCGTACGGATCAAAGAGGATTATCCGCATTATAACAAGATATATATCACCGAAAACGGGATGGGCTACAAGGATGAGTTTGAAGATGGGGTCATCATGGATGAAGCGAGGATCGACTATCTCAAAGTCTATCTCGAAGCGATCGGCAAGGCGATAGAAGATGGTGTGAATGCGAAAGGCTACTTCCTCTGGTCCTTGATGGATCTCTTCTCTTGGACAAACGGCTACAATAAACGCTATGGTCTGTTTTACGTGGATTTCGAGACGCAGAAGCGTTACCCTAAGGCCTCCGCTTATTGGTATAAGCGCCTGAGCGAGACAAAGATGATCAATTGA
- a CDS encoding DeoR/GlpR family DNA-binding transcription regulator, with the protein MLKRERLLKIVDIVNKKGIITVNDIIHDLNVSDMTIRRDLDELDKAGKLVRIHGGAQSITHAMDQELSHVEKLGVQVEEKTQIAALAASLVSDRDTVFLGPGTTIELLARHLLQKKIRIITNSYPVFEILTQSDTAEILLIGGDFRKNTGTFVGPLVNSSLQKLNFTKAFISANGVHNEEISTYSIEEGEAHQIALNNSRSKYLLVDHTKFNREDFYVFYNLHDMDYLITDDQLREDVQSHYEQYVEVQLPKKA; encoded by the coding sequence ATGTTGAAAAGAGAGCGCTTATTAAAAATAGTGGACATCGTCAACAAAAAAGGAATCATAACAGTCAACGATATCATCCACGATTTGAATGTTTCGGATATGACAATCCGCAGGGACTTAGATGAATTGGATAAGGCCGGTAAGTTAGTAAGGATACATGGCGGAGCACAAAGTATCACCCATGCAATGGATCAGGAACTATCCCATGTGGAAAAGCTTGGCGTCCAAGTAGAGGAAAAGACACAGATTGCAGCCTTGGCCGCCTCTCTCGTCAGCGATCGCGATACCGTTTTCCTCGGGCCGGGGACGACAATCGAACTGCTTGCCCGTCATTTGCTCCAAAAGAAAATCAGGATCATTACGAACAGCTATCCGGTATTTGAAATCCTGACACAAAGTGATACAGCTGAAATCCTCCTGATCGGCGGGGATTTTCGCAAAAATACCGGAACCTTCGTCGGACCGCTGGTCAATAGCAGTTTGCAAAAACTCAATTTCACCAAAGCTTTCATCAGTGCAAACGGGGTCCATAACGAAGAGATTTCCACATATAGTATCGAGGAAGGAGAAGCACATCAAATCGCACTGAACAACTCCCGCAGTAAATACTTGCTTGTCGATCATACAAAATTCAACCGGGAAGACTTCTATGTATTTTATAACCTGCACGATATGGATTATTTGATAACGGACGATCAGCTTCGCGAAGATGTTCAGTCCCATTACGAACAATATGTCGAGGTTCAGCTGCCGAAGAAGGCTTAA
- a CDS encoding PTS lactose/cellobiose transporter subunit IIA, whose amino-acid sequence MTKESLQMLGFEIVAYAGDARSSLMKLLREVRAGNFENVEAELKSADENLKLAHNAQTQILAEEAAGKDMDIGFIFIHGQDHLMTTLLLRELVQDFVELYRKTS is encoded by the coding sequence ATGACAAAGGAATCGTTGCAGATGTTAGGTTTTGAGATTGTCGCATATGCCGGGGATGCCCGCAGCTCTTTGATGAAGCTGCTGCGTGAGGTGCGTGCCGGTAACTTTGAAAATGTGGAAGCAGAGCTGAAAAGTGCCGATGAAAATCTTAAATTGGCTCATAATGCACAAACACAGATATTGGCAGAAGAGGCTGCAGGCAAGGACATGGATATCGGGTTCATCTTCATCCATGGTCAGGATCATTTGATGACGACTTTGCTTCTTCGGGAGCTCGTTCAGGACTTCGTCGAGCTCTACCGCAAAACGAGCTGA
- a CDS encoding flavin reductase family protein, translating to MVHKTINPKILYYGNPVILLTTMNEDGSTNISPISSSWALDHFLVIGLGAEGKAYENLKQRGECVLNIPGPDLWEQVESLAVCTGKEIVPPGKAAYGCVYVKDKFQAAGLTGKKSSAVSADAIAECPTQIEGKVRHIREPDYMEGIAIAEVEAAAIHAQEDIIKEGHHIDPGKWSPLIYNFRHYFGLGKELGKTARA from the coding sequence ATGGTACATAAAACAATCAATCCGAAAATCTTATATTACGGCAACCCAGTCATCCTGCTTACGACAATGAATGAAGATGGGTCCACGAATATCAGTCCGATTTCCTCCTCGTGGGCATTGGATCATTTTCTTGTCATTGGCCTTGGTGCAGAGGGGAAAGCATATGAAAACTTGAAGCAGCGCGGTGAATGTGTGCTGAATATTCCGGGTCCGGATTTATGGGAGCAGGTGGAAAGCCTTGCTGTCTGCACCGGTAAAGAAATAGTTCCTCCAGGAAAAGCGGCATATGGCTGTGTCTATGTAAAAGATAAATTCCAGGCTGCTGGTCTGACTGGAAAAAAATCTTCAGCGGTGAGTGCGGATGCCATTGCAGAATGCCCTACACAGATAGAAGGGAAAGTAAGGCATATCCGGGAGCCTGACTATATGGAGGGCATTGCTATTGCGGAAGTGGAAGCTGCAGCCATTCATGCACAAGAAGACATTATAAAGGAAGGGCATCATATCGATCCTGGTAAATGGAGTCCGCTCATTTATAACTTCCGGCATTACTTTGGACTTGGCAAGGAATTAGGGAAGACAGCGCGGGCATGA
- a CDS encoding putative holin-like toxin: MPLTVFETLTLMISFGTLIVAVMSDKNQKK; encoded by the coding sequence ATGCCTCTGACAGTATTCGAGACGCTGACACTGATGATTTCTTTCGGTACGCTCATCGTTGCGGTCATGTCTGATAAAAACCAAAAAAAATAA
- a CDS encoding winged helix-turn-helix domain-containing protein, translated as MQHVAAAASLLSEESRSIMLTMMMDGRFHTSGELARAAGITPQTASFHLKKLEEAGFLSRAKQGRHRYYGLKDPAIAQVMESLLTITPPVQVSSFNQAAEDQAIRFARTCYDHLAGSLGILVAETLASNEYVRKEQEQFTLTPMGEAFFSSFGIDLQTLRKKRRSFCHCCLDWSERKHHLAGSLGNALLERFFELNWLKRKSGSRALLLTETGRSGFAEVFDLDTSNQHKTHDNKVYLR; from the coding sequence ATGCAGCACGTTGCCGCAGCTGCCAGTCTGCTCAGTGAAGAATCACGAAGTATCATGCTTACCATGATGATGGATGGCCGATTCCATACCTCAGGTGAGCTTGCCCGGGCTGCCGGCATCACGCCTCAAACAGCAAGCTTCCATCTAAAGAAGCTGGAGGAGGCTGGATTCCTGTCACGAGCGAAGCAGGGGCGCCATCGCTATTACGGATTAAAGGATCCCGCCATTGCGCAGGTCATGGAATCACTGCTGACAATCACCCCGCCGGTTCAAGTCTCCTCCTTCAATCAGGCAGCAGAGGATCAGGCCATCCGCTTTGCCCGGACCTGCTATGATCATCTGGCTGGTTCCCTTGGCATACTCGTTGCAGAAACGCTTGCCTCGAATGAATATGTCAGGAAAGAACAAGAACAATTCACCTTAACCCCCATGGGAGAAGCCTTCTTCTCAAGCTTTGGCATCGACTTGCAAACACTCCGAAAAAAAAGACGTTCATTCTGCCATTGCTGCTTGGACTGGAGCGAGCGTAAGCATCATCTGGCTGGTTCCTTGGGGAATGCATTGCTGGAACGCTTTTTTGAATTGAATTGGCTGAAAAGAAAATCCGGATCACGCGCACTCCTTCTCACGGAGACCGGGAGAAGCGGATTCGCCGAGGTTTTCGATTTGGACACTTCCAATCAGCATAAAACACATGACAACAAGGTTTATTTACGATAA
- the pbp4b gene encoding penicillin binding protein PBP4B — protein sequence MFLFLIVPSAAWADTIDYPTLKMVKDPEEAGFAEEGLKKVDELIENDIENGFPGASLMIIKDGKIVKDSRYGFRQVYDGLEELEHPKKVKKGTLYDLASNTKMYATNFALQHLVSEGEISLMDKVSDYIPEFKDEADAEIKGKDRILIQDLLQHQAGFPASIEFHNSDIAGAFYSQDRERTIGLLPKVPLQYEPGKDHLYSDIDYMLLGLIVERVTGERLDTYVEETFYEPLHLKNTMFNPLENGVKAKDIAATERLGNTRDGYVTFPNIRTETIIGEVHDEKSYYSMDGISGHAGLFSTTHDMAVLLQVMLNGGGYGSEEFFEEAVIDRFTAASPTNGTYGLGWRRNGDEGSMDWMFGSLASDRAYGHTGWTGTVTIIDPEYDLGIVLLTNKKHTPVLDPEQNSNLFAGDEYATGGYGPVIQAIYEAME from the coding sequence ATGTTCTTGTTTTTGATTGTTCCTTCTGCAGCATGGGCTGACACAATCGATTATCCAACATTGAAAATGGTGAAAGATCCTGAGGAGGCAGGCTTTGCCGAGGAAGGATTAAAGAAAGTCGACGAACTGATTGAGAATGATATCGAGAATGGGTTTCCAGGGGCGTCATTGATGATCATAAAAGACGGAAAAATCGTGAAAGATTCCCGTTATGGTTTTCGGCAGGTTTATGACGGGCTGGAGGAGCTTGAACATCCGAAGAAAGTCAAGAAAGGGACTTTATACGATCTTGCCTCCAATACAAAGATGTATGCCACCAACTTTGCATTGCAGCATCTGGTCAGTGAAGGCGAAATCAGTTTGATGGATAAAGTCAGTGATTATATCCCTGAATTCAAGGATGAAGCAGATGCGGAGATAAAAGGGAAAGATAGGATCCTGATTCAAGACTTGCTGCAGCATCAAGCGGGTTTTCCTGCGAGCATCGAGTTCCATAATTCCGATATCGCAGGTGCATTCTACTCACAGGACCGCGAGCGTACAATCGGACTCCTGCCTAAAGTGCCGCTCCAATACGAGCCGGGAAAGGATCATCTGTACAGCGATATCGATTACATGCTCCTGGGTCTGATAGTGGAACGTGTGACAGGGGAACGCCTGGATACGTATGTGGAAGAGACCTTCTATGAGCCGCTCCATTTGAAGAATACGATGTTCAATCCATTGGAGAACGGTGTGAAGGCGAAAGATATAGCGGCGACAGAACGTCTGGGAAATACAAGGGATGGATATGTCACTTTCCCGAATATCAGGACGGAGACGATCATTGGTGAAGTGCATGATGAGAAGAGCTATTATTCGATGGATGGAATTTCGGGTCATGCCGGGCTTTTCTCGACGACGCATGATATGGCGGTATTGCTGCAGGTCATGCTGAATGGAGGCGGATATGGTTCCGAAGAATTTTTTGAGGAGGCTGTCATCGATCGGTTTACAGCGGCATCACCAACCAATGGGACGTATGGTCTTGGCTGGCGCAGGAATGGAGACGAAGGATCGATGGATTGGATGTTCGGTTCCTTGGCAAGCGACAGGGCATATGGACATACAGGCTGGACAGGAACTGTCACGATCATCGATCCGGAATATGATCTGGGGATTGTACTGCTGACGAACAAGAAGCATACACCTGTACTTGATCCGGAACAAAACAGCAATCTGTTTGCAGGGGATGAATATGCCACAGGTGGTTACGGACCCGTTATCCAAGCAATATATGAAGCGATGGAATGA